TTGGTCCCACGGTGGACGTGGAGTTCGATCCGGACAAGCTGCCCAAGATCTACAACGCCATCCTGGTCGAGGATCCGAATCGCGACCGCCCGCTCACGGTCGAGGCCGCGCTGCATGTCGGCGACAACGTGGTGCGCTGCATCGCCATGGACTCGACCGACGGCCTCGTCCGAGGGATGCGCGCGGTGGATACGGGTGCACCGATCTCGGTGCCGGTGGGCGAGGAGTGCCTGGGGCGCATCTTCAACCTGACCGGGGACCCGATCGACGGCAAGGGCCCGGTTCACACCAAGAAGCGCCTCCCGATTCACCGCCCGGCGCCGACCTTCGCCGAGCAGCAGACCGAGAAGCAGCTGTTCGAGACCGGCATCAAGGTGGTGGATCTGCTCGCGCCCTATCAGCGTGGCGGCAAGGTCGGTCTGTTCGGCGGCGCCGGCGTGGGCAAGACCGTCGTCATCCAGGAGCTGATTCGCAACATCGCCACCCAGCACGGCGGCTTCTCGGTGTTCGCGGGGGTGGGCGAGCGGACGCGCGAGGGCAACGACCTCTATCGCGAGATGACCGAGTCGGGCGTGATCTCGAAGACCGTGATGGTGTTCGGGCAGATGAACGAACCGCCCG
Above is a window of Candidatus Sulfotelmatobacter sp. DNA encoding:
- the atpD gene encoding F0F1 ATP synthase subunit beta; the encoded protein is MNAGRVVQVIGPTVDVEFDPDKLPKIYNAILVEDPNRDRPLTVEAALHVGDNVVRCIAMDSTDGLVRGMRAVDTGAPISVPVGEECLGRIFNLTGDPIDGKGPVHTKKRLPIHRPAPTFAEQQTEKQLFETGIKVVDLLAPYQRGGKVGLFGGAGVGKTVVIQELIRNIATQHGGFSVFAGVGERTREGNDLYREMTESGVISKTVMVFGQMNEPPGARLRVGLTGVTMAEYFRDEQGKDVLFFVDNIFRFTQAGSEVSALLGRMPSAVGYQPTLATEMGALQERITTTTRGSITSVQAIYVPADDLSDPAPATAFSHLDATTVLDRAISELGIYPAVDPLGSTSRILDPAIVGEEHYNTARTVQR